From Parcubacteria group bacterium, a single genomic window includes:
- a CDS encoding metal-sensing transcriptional repressor codes for MQKEDGQILIGLKKARTHLAKVITMVEGGEYCVSIMQQNLAVMGLLKSANDKLLARHLNSCFINAMKGTNEKRKQEMIDEILRLNKMSK; via the coding sequence ATGCAAAAAGAAGATGGGCAAATTTTGATTGGGCTTAAAAAGGCGCGAACGCATTTGGCGAAAGTGATTACGATGGTCGAGGGTGGGGAATATTGTGTTTCGATCATGCAACAGAATTTGGCTGTGATGGGACTTTTAAAATCTGCTAATGATAAGCTGTTAGCGCGCCATCTCAATAGTTGTTTTATAAATGCTATGAAAGGAACGAACGAGAAAAGAAAGCAAGAAATGATCGATGAGATTTTGCGATTGAATAAGATGTCTAAGTAA